The following proteins are co-located in the Betta splendens chromosome 9, fBetSpl5.4, whole genome shotgun sequence genome:
- the utp20 gene encoding small subunit processome component 20 homolog: MKLKSKSSHHKSENKYRFLTFSERLSNVKIDVIHRIDRTGSYAEEVETYFSEGLRKWRQLNLTEHFTAFWKEVSNMCHSFNMLVFHQKSIVESLKTHLAVPNSLAYQPLLDLVVQLARDLQTDFYPHFPDFFVLITGLLDTRDTEVLEWVFTCLSYLYKYLWRIMVKDMNNIYSLYSTLMAHKKEHIRNFAAESFAFLMRKVPDLDALLTLMFLDLQQNPNKTQGAGQLLFEMCKGVRHMFHSCAATALPVALHKLGPTTSPGVCLPWDTVRDALDHMAQAAASHVDIEHFLVLWESLQANVVELLDKIEANEEEAAQATDQLERLLYIFHTLVSHRDGAKVTNPEAVCQTVLRLIQSSALSSSCSRLLLQITSSLLLGENITLPKSLIQEAVQKVFASQVGEALIVEFTKEMFTMQQFEQLFLPSLLHFTAGLFGCGDIASRNYGLDLLVSLILAKAPPPTDGSMAFETYPLLFTGHAAGGEKSDQANGTAPEQLAVPELVLSLIRSCEQQSQCITDLSLPWAALTLLPHLRPLTPASVVPVVTTFLNRLLCEIDSEKLGKAGLFVARQALSCLLSLDSSAQLLSLVTVDKITSVLRRFPTDLSALLLGDLYYTRLSLSGVSQHLSHSALLELFQILHANLSSNISKIRLLTLRILSQFEADLPPQPAAEDNADVQPVFAVCLQAELVPASVHDYREKLLHLRKLRHDLVQRCLPQGPPGTFQQVPLRYLIAMLFINFRPLWDSVIELLVSHARGMDNKDFWGVYHDHLDMVAGQAEKELQSDCEDDGLSEEEDEINHQSEPGCDVIESGDVGALFLEQLTRTCRPDDRTDFPNFRSLLWRAMTQFPDRVEPRSRELSPLLLRFIRNEFYSADLLVAPTQDLRKRSDAALRESETTVEEEEGEEEEEEEEEEENIQQRKGPSRKTAAKQLIAHLKVFAQFSNPRALYLESSLSELYNQFLCHQDQQIQRAALECVLTYKDPSIAPYKENLEKLLDDKHFKEEIVHFNISEETGVVEASHRERLIPLLMRILFGRLRSRSGSKFQGKSSTASRSSIILRFLAGCQPEELGMFIDLLLEPLRHHSQGSCLAAVERAVAETDVAAVLPLGRQQNLLDIINVLIHKVGHLIHMYLPKVLQILLCVVASVSTILDKREQLRAGCISPLKNLRRLGLLRVQDFFECFDTYSFTPDELDAVFAAVVWPQVCRLPTESPYSPTPLLKLIHVWCKNARYYPLLAKQKPNHPEYDILLNVFALLFAKNASPITINVVMDIAETLATAEDFVASETETELTVNDCVFSKPEEGSLIAADSLTLGSKVLLPHVSTVLRYLSGIVSNTARLRKKKFRAQVSKELNILSKISRFVSDKEQSSVLVSLLVPYLQKGNNPQETVLDILATVQNLLRQCVQPSMFLQPLSKLFSVIHEKLTRKALTSAFQTLSDFEPSLTYITDVAAKLNAFDSRHLDEVYFDVRLTAFQDASRRIREMQTLDLDYIRTVVHICFHTYEIGDMSLADNATLCLSAVITQIAAIGAGERTYKDIIQHTILDAVRKGLRRKTESVQHEYTSVLACLVKTFPSRKDFRDLVQLTNYSDPESDFFEHMKHIQIHRRGRALRKLAKQLTDGTVAMTSRSLQQYIMPYALTALTDEKMLKHENLITASVEMVGAVCRKLTWSRYMYYLKQVIHLLQTAQVEQKLAVSLLVTVLEAFHFDYETLSREMEAAKAREAGTATVDVGDEEQAEADESDASDDEEPMEIDNKADLSAVPMETDNNGEKESGVVEKTATAAATGPAAPKPPPVASGLPQSEKELESLIATIQQTVTNNVLPRLHKCLTAKIKRDDEHKTVKSKGVKNEEVARIPIAFAMVKLMQTLPPNVMEANLPGILIKVCVLLKNRFQEIRDVARVTLVKILETLGCRYLQYLLKEMQSILMKGYQIHVLTFTVHQLLLVLSSTLKSGDLDPCMNMLISIFNNELFGAVAEEKEVKGIVSKLMEARHSKSMDSYELLARFCSKESITTLILPLKEILETSSSLKVCNRVGAVLRRVVLGLLVNEGMTFKDFLLLSHGLISQSLPLLTKRDREKGSAQPPPDPRLPPPSCLLLPPTPKRGIQKAPVSSRTNMHILVDAGLKLLHMSLKNIKVTLSEASALEMLDPFVLLLLDCIDSMHVRVITEALVAFIWLLKFPLPAIQQNASTLTKQLFVLLKDYSKAGAARGENYVLVQNCFKCITKVLAKKIQGNNITETQLQVLLGYAEEDIYDHSRQATAFGLLKAILSRKLIVPEMEEVMKKVAQLSVNGNNVMIRNNCRQIYVKYLLDYPLGMKLRDHLDFVVAQLQYEHSTGRESVLEMLAYVFQTFPKKLLSQYSGLFFAPLALVVVNDDSPRCKKMATMAIKALLAHLDLNNQNTLFALVSTWLKSEKTSLRRLGAQVCGLFVEVEEENFARRLDELLPLLEKELNPDNYEDIEEEKHEREADQLLFSYLTLITKLSQHCGFLELNKPQDTLISIWGHIEAHLQFPHCWVWLTASQLFGQLFAAQQAEQLLSTWRGDGKDASAPSVASAFLTRNLDKKMRELALTFYSQLHSKFLDTASGEQVIKNLLFIGKVIHLISPESDATEEAMREEEEEKEEEHQENGDEGQEVEDEGKYVEEEENGKDDRPPTLMWLIKKMSLMAKKEASNTPKVPIKRTCVFKFLGAIAMDLGRDKLGPYLTTIIAPLYRELDSTYADQDPTLKNLAQELIELLKKQVGLESFSLAFTAVQKEFSQRRAARKRYKAQQAVANPEMAVKKKLKKHKNKIEAKKRKIEFHRPGYKAKKRRRHALKDLAMVE; encoded by the exons ATGAAGCTCAAATCAAAGTCGTCACATCACAAATCTGAGAACAAGTACAGG TTTCTCACTTTTTCGGAAAGACTTTCCAATGTCAAGATTGATGTTATTCATCGTATTGACAGGACTGGATCTTACGCTGAG GAAGTAGAAACATACTTCTCTGAAGGTCTGAGAAAATGGAGGCAACTCAACTTGACAGAGCACTTCA ctgccttTTGGAAAGAAGTGTCCAACATGTGCCATTCATTCAACATGCTGGTCTTCCATCAGAAGTCCATAGTGGAGAGTTTGAAAACACACCTGGCTGTTCCCAACAGTCTGGCCTACCAGCCACTCCTGGA CCTGGTGGTGCAGCTGGCGAGAGACCTACAGACAGACTTCTACCCTCACTTCCCTGACTTCTTTGTTCTGATCACCGGACTGCTGGACACCAGGGACACAGAGGTCTTGGAGTGGGTTTTCACATGCCTGTCCTACCTCTACAAGTACTTGTGGAGGATCATGGTGAAGGACATGAACAACATCTACAG TTTGTACAGCACACTGATGGCACACAAGAAGGAGCATATTCGCAATTTCGCAGCAGAGAGCTTCGCTTTCTTGATGAGAAAG GTTCCCGACCTTGACGCTCTGCTGACCCTTATGTTCctggacctgcagcagaacccaaACAAGACACAGGGAGCAGGGCAGCTGCTGTTCGAGATGTGTAAAGGAGTTCGACACATGTTCCACTCCTGTGCTGCGACT GCTCTGCCTGTGGCTCTGCACAAGCTTGGCCCTACCACCAGCCCGGGGGTCTGTCTGCCATGGGACACGGTCAGGGATGCTCTGGATCACATGGCGCAGGCCGCAGCCAGCCACGTTGACATAGAACACTTCCTGGTGTTGTGGGAGTCCTTACAG GCCAATGTGGTGGAGCTCCTTGATAAGATAGAGGCCAATGAAGAAGAGGCTGCCCAGGCAACTGATCAGCTTGAGAGGCTGCTATACATTTTCCACACCCTGGTCTCCCACAGGGATGGAGCCAAGGTCACCAATCCAGAGGCTGTTTGCCAG acgGTGTTGCGGTTGATTCAGAGCTCTGCTCTGTCGTCCTCCTGTTCACGTCTCCTGCTCCAGATCACCTCATCCCTGCTCCTCGGGGAGAATATCACCCTGCCTAAGTCACTGATCCAGGAGGCAGTTcagaag GTGTTTGCCAGTCAGGTGGGAGAAGCCCTGATAGTCGAGTTCACCAAGGAGATGTTCACCATGCAACAGTTTGAACAG ctcttcctcccCAGCCTGCTTCATTTCACAGCTGGGTTGTTTGGCTGTGGAGACATCGCCTCTCGCAATTATGGCCTGGATCTTCTGGTCAGTCTTATCCTCGCTAAAGCCCCACCCCCTACAGATGGCTCCATGGCTTTTGAAACATACCCACTACTCTTCACTGGACACGCGGCTGG CGGTGAGAAGAGCGATCAAGCCAACGGTACGGCACCAGAGCAACTAGCAGTGCCAGAGCTGGTGCTGTCATTGATCAGATCATGTGAGCAACAGAGCCAGTGCATCACTGACCTGTCCCTGCCTTGGGCCGCCCTCACTCTGCTCCCACACCTCAG ACCTCTGACTCCAGCTAGCGTTGTTCCCGTTGTGACCACTTTCCTGAACCGCCTGCTGTGTGAGATCGACAGTGAAAAACTGGGGAAAG CGGGTCTGTTTGTGGCCCGACAGGCCCTGAGCTGCCTCCTCAGTCTGGACAGTTCTGCACAGCTTCTCTCACTAGTAACTGTGGACAAGATCACGTCGGTCCTCAG GAGGTTCCCCACAGACCTGTCAGCTCTTCTGTTAGGAGACCTCTACTACACGCGGCTGTCGCTGAGCGGCGTATCGCAACATCTTTCACACAGTGCACTGCTGGAGCTCTTCCAGATCCTGCATGCCAACCTCTCCTCCAACATCTCCAAG ATCCGCCTGCTGACTCTAAGGATCCTCTCCCAGTTTGAGGCAGACCTCCCTCCACAGCCTGCG GCCGAGGACAACGCGGACGTGCAGCCGGTGTTTGCCGTTTGCCTGCAGGCGGAGCTGGTGCCCGCCTCGGTTCACGACTACAGGGAAAAGCTGCTTCACCTCCGGAAGCTGAGACACGACCTGGTGCAACGCTGCCTGCCTCAGGGGCCGCCCGGCACCTTCCAGCAG GTGCCTCTACGTTATCTTATTGCTATGCTGTTCATCAACTTCAGGCCACTCTGGGACTCAGTTATTGAACTTCTTGT GAGCCATGCCAGGGGGATGGACAACAAGGACTTCTGGGGCGTCTACCATGATCACCTGGATATGGTGGCAGGGCAAGCTG AGAAAGAACTGCAAAGTGATTGTGAAGACGATGGCCTTAGcgaagaggaagatgagatCAACCATCAGAGTGAGCCCGGCTGTGACGTCATTGAAAGCGGGGACGTGGGCGCGCTGTTCCTCGAGCAGCTGACGCGGACCTGCCGCCCCGATGACCGGACTGACTTCCCCAACTTTCGCAGTCTGCTGTGGCGCGCTATGACCCAGTTCCCCGACAGGGTGGAACCACGCAGCCGCGAactgtctcctctgctgctcagattcATCAG GAATGAGTTTTACTCTGCCGACCTGCTGGTGGCACCCACCCAGgacctgaggaagaggagcgatgCTGCCCTGCGGGAGTCGGAAACaactgtggaggaagaggagggggaagaagaagaggaggaggaggaagaggaggaaaacataCAACAGAGGAAGGGACCATCAAGGAAAACTGCTGCCAA ACAACTTATTGCTCACCTGAAGGTTTTTGCCCAGTTCTCCAACCCTCGGGCTCTTTACCTGGAGAGTAGCCTCAGCGAGCTCTACAACCAG TTCCTCTGCCATCAGGACCAGCAGATCCAGCGAGCGGCGCTGGAATGCGTCCTCACATACAAAGACCCCAGCATCGCTCCGTACAA AGAGAATCTGGAGAAGCTACTGGACGACAAACACTTCAAAGAGGAGATTGTCCATTTCAACATTTCCGAGGAAACAGGAGTGGTTGAAGCTTCACACAGAGAGAGACTCATCCCACTGCTCATGAG GATCTTGTTCGGGCGTTTGCGCAGTAGATCAGGTAGTAAGTTCCAGGGAAAGTCCAGCACCGCCTCACGGTCCTCCATCATCCTGCGCTTCTTGGCGGGCTGCCAGCCCGAGGAGCTGGGAATGTTCATCGACCTGCTGCTAGAGCCGCTCCGCCATCACAGCCAAG GTTCCTGTCTGGCCGCAGTAGAGAGGGCCGTGGCCGAGACGGACGTGGCCGCCGTGCTGCCCCTGGGCCGCCAGCAGAACTTGCTCGACATCATTAACGTGCTGATCCACAAAGTTGGCCACCTCATTCACATGTACCTGCCGAAGGTGCTGCAGATCCTGCTGTGTGTCGTCGCCTCTGTGTCCACCATCCTGGACAAGAGGGAGCAG CTCCGTGCAGGTTGCATCAGTCCTCTGAAGAACCTGAGGCGACTTGGCCTCCTCAGGGTGCAAGACTTTTTCGAGTGCTTCGACACGTACAGCTTCACTCCAGACGAGCTGGACGCCGTCTTCGCGGCCGTCGTGTGGCCTCAG GTATGTCGTCTCCCCACTGAGAGCCCTTACTCGCCGACCCCCCTGCTCAAACTCATCCACGTGTGGTGTAAAAATGCCAG GTACTACCCCCTCCTTGCCAAGCAAAAGCCGAACCACCCAGAGTATGATATCCTCCTCAACGTCTTCGCCCTCCTGTTTGCAAAGAACGCCTCCCCAATCACCATCAACGTCGTAATGGATATAGCCGAGACCCTAGCAACCGCAGAGGACTTCGTTGCCtcggagacggagacagagctGACGGTCAACGACTGCGTGTTCTCAAAGCCCGAGGAGGGATCCCTCATCGCCGCAG ACTCTTTAACTCTGGGCTCCAAGGTGCTGCTGCCTCACGTCTCCACCGTGCTGCGGTACCTCAGTGGAATCGTGAGCAACACCGCCAGACTCAGGAAGAAGAAATTCAGGGCGCAGGTGTCCAAAGAGCTCAACATCCTCTCCAA GATCAGTCGATTTGTGAGTGACAAGGAGCAGAGCTCAGTGCTCGTCAGCCTCTTGGTTCCCTACCTCCAGAAAGGCAACAACCCTCAG gagACGGTCCTCGACATCCTGGCCACCGTGCAGAACCTGCTGCGACAGTGTGTGCAACCGTCCAtgtttctgcagcctctcagcaAACTCTTCTCCGTCATTCACGAGAAGCTGACCAGAAAGGCCCTCACCAGCGCCTTCCAG aCTTTGTCAGACTTTGAGCCTTCACTCACATACATCACGGATGTGGCAGCAAAG CTCAACGCCTTCGACAGCCGGCACTTAGACGAGGTCTACTTCGACGTGCGCCTCACAGCCTTCCAGGACGCTAGCAGGCGGATCAGAGAGATGCAAACTCTGGACCTGGACTACATCCGCACCGTCGTACATATCTGCTTCCACACCTACGAG ATTGGGGACATGTCGCTGGCAGACAACGCCaccttgtgtctgtctgcggTAATTACCCAGATCGCAGCAATCGGAGCTGGAGAGCGGACGTACAAGGACATCATTCAACACACGATCCTGGATGCTGTTCGCAAAGGGCTCCGCAGAAAGACAGAA AGCGTTCAACATGAATACACCAGTGTTCTGGCCTGCTTGGTGAAAACCTTTCCCTCCAGGAAAGACTTCAGAGACCTGGTTCAGCTCACCAACTACAGCGATCCAGAGTCTGACTTCTTCGAGCACATGAAGCACATCCAG ATCCACCGCAGAGGTCGCGCGCTGAGGAAGCTGGCCAAGCAGCTGACCGACGGCACCGTAGCGATGACCTCCCGCTCCCTCCAGCAGTACATCATGCCCTACGCCTTGACCGCGCTGACGGATGAAAAGATGCTGAAG CACGAAAACTTAATAACGGCATCGGTGGAGATGGTGGGCGCAGTGTGCCGCAAGCTGACGTGGTCTAGATATATGTACTACCTGAAGCAAGTCATCCACCTCCTGCAGACCGCGCAGGTGGAGCAGAAGCTGGCTGTCAG TTTGCTTGTCACAGTTCTTGAGGCGTTCCATTTTGACTATGAGACGCTGAGCAGAGAAATGGAAGCTGCTAAAGCCAGAGAAG CGGGTACGGCCACAGTCGATGTGGGAGACGAGGAACAAGCTGAAGCAGACGAATCGGATGCGAGCGATGACGAGGAGCCAATGGAGATCGACAACAAGGCAGATTTGTCTGCTGTTCCCATGGAAACGGACAACAACGGCGAAAAGGAAAGCGGCGTGGTTGAGAAGACGGCCACCGCTGCAGCCACTGGGCCGGCGGCCCCTAAACCGCCCCCAGTGGCCAGCGGCCTGCCACAAAGCGAGAAGGAGCTGGAATCTCTGATCGCCACCATCCAACAGACTGTTACCAACAACGTGCTGCCACGCCTGCACAAGTGTCTCACTGCTAAG ATAAAGCGCGATGACGAGCACAAAACAGTGAAGTCGAAGGGTGTGAAGAACGAGGAGGTTGCGCGGATCCCCATAGCCTTCGCCATGGTCAAGCTGATGCAGACTCTGCCTCCAAACGTAATGGAGGCCAACCTGCCTGG GATCCTgatcaaggtgtgtgtgctgctgaagAACCGTTTCCAGGAGATCCGTGACGTGGCGCGAGTCACGCTCGTGAAGATCCTCGAGACGCTGGGGTGCAGGTACCTGCAGTACCTGCTCAAAGAGATGCAGAGTATCCTGATGAAGGGCTACCAGATCCACGTGCTCACCTTCACGgtgcaccagctgctgctaGTCCTCAGTTCCACCCTGAAGAGCGGCGACTTGGACCCCTGCATGAACATGCTCATCAGT ATCTTTAACAACGAGCTGTTTGGGGCTGTGgccgaggagaaggaggtgaaggggATCGTCTCCAAACTGATGGAGGCTCGACACAGCAAGAGCATGGACTCGTACGAGCTGCTGGCCCGGTTCTGCAGCAAGGAGAGCATCACCACCCTCATTCTGCCTCTGAAGGAG ATCCTGGAGACGTCGTCCAGTCTGAAGGTCTGTAACCGCGTGGGCGCTGTACTGCGGCGAGTGGTCCTGGGTCTGCTGGTAAATGAGGGCATGACCTTCAAGGAtttcctgctgctgagccaTGGACTGATCAGCCAGAGTCTGCCACTGCTCACCAAGAGAGACcg AGAGAAAGgctcagctcagcctccacCCGACCCAAGGCTGCCTCCTCCCAGCTGCTTGCTCCTGCCTCCAACTCCCAAAAGAGGCATTCAGAAAGCTCCAGTCAGCAGCCGGACCAACATGCACATCCTAGTGGATGCAGGACTCAAG ctgcttcACATGAGCTTGAAAAACATCAAAGTAACATTATCAGAAGCCTCCGCTCTGGAGATGCTGGATCCcttcgtgctgctgctgctcgactGCATCGACTCCATGCACGTCAGG GTGATCACAGAGGCTCTGGTGGCGTTCATTTGGCTGTTGAAGTTCCCTCTCCCAGCGATACAACAGAATGCCAGCACGTTGACCAAGCAGCTCTTTGTCCTACTGAAGGATTACTCTAAGGCCGGAGCTGCCCGGGGCGAGAACTATGTGCTGGTTCAGAACTGCTTCAAG TGCATCACTAAAGTGCTCGCGAAGAAGATCCAAGGCAACAACATCACGGAGAcgcagctgcaggtgctgctgggaTACGCCGAGGAGGACATCTATGACCACTCCCGCCAGGCCACAGCGTTCGGCCTGCTGAAG GCAATTCTATCCCGGAAGCTCATTGTtccagagatggaggaggtgatgaaGAAGGTGGCCCAGCTGTCTGTAAATGGCAACAATGTCATGATAAGGAACAACTGTCGACAG ATCTATGTGAAGTACCTACTGGACTACCCGCTGGGCATGAAGCTCAGGGATCACCTGGACTTCGTGGTGGCTCAGCTGCAGTATGAGCACAGCACAGGCAGAGAGTCTGTGCTGGAGATGCTGGCGTACGTCTTCCAGACTTTCCCTAAG aAATTGCTGAGTCAGTACAGTGGTCTGTTCTTTGCCCCGCTGGCCCTGGTCGTGGTCAACGACGACTCGCCGCGCTGTAAAAAAATGGCCACCATGGCCATCAAGGCCCTGCTGGCCCACCTGGACCTGAACAACCAGAACACTCTGTTCGCTCTAGTGAGCACCTGGCTGAAATCGGAGAAG ACCAGCCTGCGGCGTCTCGGTGCTCAGGTTTGCGGCCTCttcgtggaggtggaggaggagaacttCGCCCGTCGCCTGGacgagctgctgcctctgctggagaaggagctcAACCCTGACAACTATGAAGAT attgaggaggagaagcacgAGAGGGAAGCGGACCAGCTGCTCTTCAGTTATCTGACTCTCATCACCAAACTGAGCCAACACTGCGGGTTTCTGGAGCTCAACAAGCCTCAGGACACGCTCATCAGTATCTGGG GTCACATTGAAGCCCACCTGCAGTTCCCTCACTGCTGGGTGTGGCTCACGGCCTCGCAGCTCTTCGGTCAGCTGTTCGCAGCCCagcaggcagagcagctgctttccACTTGGAGAGGAGACGGTAAAGATGCCTCAGCTCCGTCGGTGGCCTCGGCCTTTCTCACCAGAAACCTGGACAAGAAG ATGAGGGAGTTGGCGTTAACGTTCTACAGTCAGCTGCATTCAAAGTTCCTGGACACGGCATCAGGAGAGCAG GTCATAAAGAACTTGCTGTTCATCGGCAAGGTGATCCACCTGATTTCCCCCGAGTCTGATGCCACTGAGGAAGCaatgagagaagaggaggaggagaaggaggaggagcaccagGAGAATGGAGACGAAGGGCAGGAAGTAGAGGATGAGGGAAAGTatgtggaggaagaagagaatgGGAAAGATGATCGGCCGCCCACTCTGATGTGGCTGATAAAGAAAATGTCACTAATGGCCAAGAAAGAAGCGTCCAACACACCCAAAGTTCCCATAAAG AGGACATGTGTGTTCAAGTTCCTGGGGGCGATAGCGATGGACCTGGGGAGGGACAAGCTCGGCCCCTATCTCACCACCATCATCGCGCCTCTGTACCGGGAGCTGGACAGCACGTACGCAGATCAAG ATCCCACGCTGAAGAACCTGGCGCAGGAGCTGATCGAGCTGCTGAAGAAGCAAGTAGGCCTGGAGAGCTTCTCGCTGGCCTTCACCGCCGTGCAGAAGGAGTTCTCACAGAGGAGAGCGGCCCGCAAGCGCTACAAAGCCCAGCAG GCTGTGGCCAATCCCGAAATGGCCGTCAAGAAGAAGCTCaagaagcacaaaaacaaaatcgaAGCCAAGAAGAGAAAGATCGAGTTTCACCGGCCTGGATATAAAGCCAAGAAGCGGCGCAGGCACGCCCTCAAAGACTTGGCCATGGTGGAGTGA
- the slc5a8 gene encoding sodium-coupled monocarboxylate transporter 1 translates to MSGSSPAAGAFAVADYVVFALMLATSAAVGVYFAWADRGQRSTRDFLMGGRRLTALPVSLSLTASFMSAITVLSNPAEVYRFGANIVFFGLAYALTMLVTSEIFLPVFYRLATTSTYEYLELRFNRATRLLGSLFFIAQTILYTGIVIYAPALALNQVTGIDLWGAIISTGVVCTFYCTLGGLKAVVWTDVLQLGVMLTGFLSVIIKSIILQGGVSPIISDSQQGGRLNFWDFDINPRRKHTFWTITIGGTFLWISIYGINQGQVQRYISCKSIAHARISLYINLLGLWLILLCSVFAGMCIYSVYKTCDPLTAGQVSAPDQLLPYLVMNILGGHPGLPGLFVAAVYSGSLSTVSTSINALTAVTIEDLIRPCTNMSEKQLSWISKGLTFTYGAICITMAGLASIMGGILQAAFSVFGVIGGPLLGLFILGLLCPFANSKGALSGLVSGLILSLWVTIGARIYPPSPEMTRPLLLTTEGCNLTTTESINWTSTALPEPLSSITTAPLQNIGSGRPPLADHWYALSYLYFSPLGTLTAVSVGLLVSILTGGCKQRAESRLTLMKEDTTIYHVFKFFKHKVKRSRVLDLANDRDRKYGNTNHAFWDSGLD, encoded by the exons ATGTCAGGGAGCTCTCCGGCAGCTGGCGCGTTCGCTGTGGCGGACTACGTGGTGTTCGCGCTGATGTTGGCCACGTCTGCTGCCGTCGGGGTCTACTTCGCTTGGGCAGACAGGGGCCAGAGGAGCACCAGGGACTTCCTGATGGGGGGCCGCAGACTGACGGCCCTGCCCGTCTCCCTGTCCTTGACCGCCAGCTTCATGTCAGCCATCACGGTGCTGTCCAACCCAGCCGAG GTGTACCGCTTTGGAGCCAATATTGTGTTCTTTGGTTTGGCCTATGCACTGACCATGCTGGTCACATCAGAGATCTTCCTTCCAGTCTTCTACAGACTGGCCACTACCAGCACCTACGAG TATCTAGAGCTGCGCTTCAACAGAGCCACGCGCCTGCTGGGATCTCTGTTCTTCATCGCTCAGACT ATCCTCTACACTGGGATCGTCATCTATGCCCCGGCGCTGGCTTTGAACCAGG TCACCGGGATAGATCTGTGGGGCGCCATCATTTCCACAGGGGTCGTCTGTACCTTTTACTGCACGCTG GGCGGCCTGAAGGCAGTGGTGTGGACCGACGTCCTTCAG CTGGGCGTCATGCTCACAGGCTTCCTGTCCGTTATCATCAAGTCCATCATCTTACAAGGGGGCGTCTCGCCCATTATCTCAGACTCACAACAAGGCGGGAGACTCAATTTCTGGGA TTTTGACATAAACCCTCGGAGGAAACACACGTTTTGGACCATAACCATCGGGGGGACTTTTCTCTGGATCAGCATCTATGGAATCAACCAAGGCCAAGTTCAGAGATACATCTCTTGCAAAAGCATCGCCCACGCCCGAAT ATCTCTGTACATTAACCTGCTGGGCCTGTGGCTCATCTTGCTGTGCTCGGTGTTTGCAGGAATGTGCATTTACTCTGTGTATAAGACATGCGACCCGTTGACGGCCGGCCAGGTCTCCGCTCCAGATCAG CTCCTGCCGTACTTGGTGATGAACATCTTGGGCGGCCACCCCGGCCTTCCTGGGCTGTTCGTCGCAGCAGTGTACAGCGGATCCCTGAG CACGGTGTCCACCAGCATCAACGCGCTGACTGCTGTGACGATAGAGGACCTGATCAGGCCGTGCACCAATATGTCTGAGAAGCAGCTCTCCTGGATCTCCAAAGGCTTGA CTTTCACATATGGGGCAATATGTATCACAATGGCTGGACTGGCATCAATCATGGGGGGAATTCTGCAG GCAGCCTTCAGTGTTTTTGGAGTCATTGGAGGTCCTCTACTTGGCTTGTTTATACTGGGCCTCCTTTGTCCATTCGCCAACTCCAAA GGAGCTCTGTCAGGTCTTGTGTCAGGGCTGATCTTGTCTCTCTGGGTGACCATTGGAGCCAGGATATACCCTCCCTCCCCCGAGATGACTCGACCGTTGTTACTAACAACTGAGGGCTGTAACCTTACCACTACGGAAAGCATCAACTGGACCTCCACCGCTCTGCCAGAACCACTAAGCTCCATCACCACAGCCCCACTGCAGAACATAGGCAGTGG GAGACCTCCACTCGCAGATCACTGGTACGCCTTGTCCTACCTCTACTTTAGTCCTTTGGGAACTTTAACAGCCGTCAGTGTGGGCCTGCTGGTCAGCATCCTTACAG GAGGCTGTAAGCAGAGGGCAGAATCTAGGCTGACCTTAATGAAAGAAGACACAACAATTTATCACGTTTTCAAGTTTTTCAAGCACAAA GTCAAGAGGTCAAGAGTGCTGGACCTGGCAAATGACAGAGACAGGAAATATGGAAACACAAATCATGCTTTCTGGGACTCTGGGCTGGATTAG
- the lyrm5a gene encoding LYR motif-containing protein 5A, translating to MANSLKGEVIRLYKNLLYLGRDYPQGFVYFRGRLKAAFMKNKDVTDPDKIKKLVARGDFVIKELEALYFLRKYRAMKKRYYEPEK from the exons ATGGCCAACTCTTTAAAGGGCGAGGTTATCAGGCTTTACAAAAAT ctgctctatCTCGGCCGTGACTACCCCCAGGggtttgtttatttcagagGGCGCCTGAAGGCAGCCTTCATGAAGAATAAAGACGTGACGGACCCCGACAAGATCAAGAAGCTGGTGGCGCGGGGAGACTTTGTCATCAAGGAACTAGAGGCTCTCTATTTCCTCAGGAAATATCGAGCCATGAAGAAGAGATATTATGAACCAGAGAAATAA